The nucleotide sequence AAAGTTAAGCGCAGGACTTGGAAGCTGAACCAGAGGGATTTGAGAGTTTTTAGGATAAGATGCTCAATGtaaatttataattttctgCTCATTACATTTATGGAAAGAAGATGATTTCCTCAAAATTCCCAgcttttttgttctgttttctagCATAACTCCCCTTCCAGCGATGACAGCTCCGACTACAGCCACGACTCTGACATGGAGCGCACGGAAAGGCCCcacaagaaaagcagcagctcttcctaCAGGGATTATGATTCCTCCTTCAGTCAGGTAGGAAGTTTCAAACTCATTCCTCACATCTTTATTGAGGTGACATtccaaaaatacaaatataaacaGTGTGGGTTTGGAAGTTtggctccatccctgtgcctgtgGTCCTGGATTTCTGGAAGCACATCCAGTTCTCATCTCCCTGAGGAGATTCCCAGATGTAAAGCAGGATCTGTGGTAGAAAATAAGCCTGATACcaatttttcttccatcagGCAACAGGAATTAAGGAATCTTTATTATTAAGGAATCTCTTTATTGCCTGCACTGGATTTAGGCTGAactcaaaggaaaaaactcTTGAAAAACCACTTTTCAGTATCTAAAGTTGATTCTGCTTTTTGGGAGTTCAGTTTTCTTGGCTTTTCTCAGCTGGTGAAGTAGAATTATTAAGTTTTCCTGAAGAACTGATTTTCCCTGTATTATTGATGCTTTTTCTTGGGCAAATCTGGTATTGATAAAACAGCCCCATAAATAGATTTTTAGAGCAGTTTAGAGGGGTGGGGTTTGGAAATATGGAATTGCTTCCTAATGCAATCCCTTTCCTTACAGCATGGACACGTGTCAGGGAATTACATGAGTTCCCAGAAAatgcagcacaaaaaaaatgtcaaaagtaAGGAATATGACAACTACAGTCATTACAGTGATGAAAACTTTGGCAATTACAACGAGGAGGAAAAGGATGAGGATTTTGCTGACCAGCTCAAACAGTACAGACAAGCTAAAGAGACTTCCAGTGGGGATTTGGGACCTCCATTCCCAAAGGAACCAGTGAAGAAACAGGGCATGAAAGGGATCCAGAAAGGTAAGGGGAGTTTTGGTGGCATTTTTGGGGTGGAGACCTGGGTGAGGGAAGCTGCCAGGGATGGTTTTCCTGGGATATTTTGGCTGGTCAGAAATAACATTTCCAACAGTAGAAAGGGAGGGatttaatttattccatttGTCTTTCTTTGATGCCATGAAAGAACCATTTTCCCTTAATTTCTGTGATCCTTTTAAGAGGTTattcctgttttccaggcaTTTCCCAACGAGGGAACAACTACAATGTTGGAAGAGGGCGTGGAATGCAAAAGAAACTGAAGCGCAAAGATCGTGGCAGGGGCAGAGGTGGCAATAAAGGATCCGATGGCTTCCATGAGGTACCTGCAGTTCCAGTCTTTATTCCCAATGGCTGCATCACCTGTGCTCCAAAAAGGAGCTGataaaatgtggattttttttttcccaggatggCAAACCAGTGAAGAAATGGGTTAATATGAGCCAGGAGTTCATCAACCAGCACACAGTGGAGCACAAGGGCAAGCAGATCTGTAAATACTTCCTTGAAGGGAGGTGCATTAaggtaaatttaattttttttaaaataaatttttagcaAACTGGGTGTTGAAActcaatattttgttttctgatgtgCTGAGGATTTCTAGATGGAATTATTTGTGGAAAAACAACCCCTTCTGTTacacattttgatttaaattctaataaaaattgatatttttattaataaaaccATCCTAAACTTACCCTGAGAATGACATTGTATTAGTGACATAATTTCTCAAAAGTCTGGAATCCAAATAGGCAACAATTCCtgaatatattaaattatttcccaCTGATTTGGGAACTTTGAAGGAATTGCTTTGTGGTGCTAAACTTTAAAAAGTGGGATTGGTAGAAAACACAGCAACTGAATGCTTCTCACTTTTATTTGGTTCCGTGGGATTTAGCAGTGGAATTTTTGTTTCTAACCCaaattgcagaaataaaagtgcAATGTTGTGTTTCTTGCTGCCTCTCAGTACCTTTGGCTCAGATGACTATTTGCTGCCACCTTCAGTTTTAGAAGGGACTGAAAGAGCACTTGGTgtctttttcaggaaaataatcctaaaaaaaatacccaaatcTCCATCCAGCAAAAGAATCCTAAAGCATAACAGAAAATATTGAAGTAATTGAGTAAAATACTATATTTCAGTGCCTTTTTAATACAAATTCCTTGGCGAAGGCAGAAAACAGGGATTGTTTTATGTCACCATTCCATCTATTCCTTTGAATTCCAATCCAGGAGTTTTCTCTATGTTCAGACCCcctttatttacagtttttacTGCTTATAATGGAATTTAATGTTGGTAAAGATGAAAAATCTTAATTCAGCTGAGGAGGATGTTCTTTTTACTATACTCAGTTTTTCAGATGGATAATGgtttctccttgtttttttcccaatttcttTATAGGGAGAACAATGTAAATTTGATCATGATGCAgagattgaaaagaaaaaggaaatctgtAAGTTTTACATCCAGGGTTACTGCACCAAAGGAGAGAACTGCATTTATTTGCACAATATCCTTTAAAAGTGCTTCTAAATTCACCTGAAATGttaatttctattattttatgtCTACTTATTTTGATAGAAATGATTTCTAAAGGTGAATGTTTTTTAAGAGACTCTACCATCTACTATGTAGATTaattacaagatttttttctcaaatacttcagaggaaaaaataaataggaaattaCTGATTTGtaacatttttgaaaataaaattcctagAATTTTAGATACATTTATCCACATATCCATTTTAAACCCCCCATCTGTTCCTCTTTGTCattattttggtgttttcctctggaattgagacctttcccttttttaatcACAACTGGAAAATTCAATCTGAAGGCcacagaaatgtcatttttaggagaattttaaatggaaataagagGTAAGTTGGTTGTTAGCATCCAAAATTCCTACCATCACAATGAATTCCTGCTGAAGAATTGAGGGATAGCTGCCAGCTGTATTTTATAACCTTCCCAAACTGTTAGGAATCCTTAATTCCTTCCTCACATGAATTCCCCTGCAAGTTCTACCACACAGGAGCAAAGTGTTATCAAGGAGATAAATGCAAATTCTCTCACGCGCCCCTGACTGCAGAAACCAAGGAGCTGTTGGATAAGGTGAGCCATCCAGATACTGGGAATATTGGGATTGCTGCActcagaggagaggagggatggaggagcttTTTCCACGTGCTCTGGGAAACCCTGAGCTCTGGTTTATTGGGGTATTTCCTCTCCCACTGCCCACCAGGCCTTAAAAGAAAAGGGTGTGAATTTAACACTAAAAACTTGAGGAATCTTGGAATAACTCCTTCCACTCCTGTTTGAAGGAAGTGGACTTGTGGGAAATTGTTCCTTCCTGAAatagaaaagtattttcttggCTGGGATTTGGTGTCCTGAAAAACAACTCCCAAAAATGGGTTTAGAATTCTTTTGAGTTGGATGTCAATATCCAGCAGTATTGTAGCAAATAACAGGAAAATTGTTCatttaaatatggaaataatatttcaataaaaGGCTCAAGACTAAATTGAACTGGAATACTGGAAAACTGATTAAATGATTGCCACATGGCTTTGTTCCAGGTTTTGAATAATGAGGAGGAACCCCAAAATGAAGatgagaaggagctggaggaactCCGGAAGCGGGGCATTGTTCCTCTTCCCAAACCCCCACCGGGGGTCGGTCTCCTGCCAACCCCTCCGGAGCAATATCCCTTCTCCGAGTCTGACATGGAAAATTACCAAGATCCTTCAGGAGATTATAAGAAAATCCCATCTCTTTTTGAAATCGTTGTGAAGCCCACTGTGGATTTGGCACACAAAATTGGGAAGAAGTAGGTGTTGGAATGCTGGGGAGAACTCTCCTGGATATTTATCATTGTTCCTGTCAGGATTCTGGGCTAAGTTGAGGATCTGCCAGATAGTTGATAACAGtattatttaatgttttccatAGAAAGGAACTTAGGCCTGACCTTCCGGAAGTTGACTCTTGGTTTGCATCTCCATCTGCAGGTGGAGCAGTTTGTTCCCTGCTCCAGTCTTTTTGTAGTTGGCTTTTTCTTGGGCAAAACTGATGGAGATGAgcaaatattagaaaaaatttgGCCAAGTTAAGGAGTGTGGAATGGGTgtagttggaaaaaaaatgctcctTTGGGAATTTTATCCAATGTCAGATAAAGTTCTAGTGGGAGGGAGCGAAGAGAGCCAGCTGTTGGTGTTTGTAGGTCCAAAATTTGATTCcttaaattttcttctgcttccagGCCACCAACCTTCTACAACAGCGCGTCACCCCCGCGGCCGCCGTTCCAGGGCAACGACCCACATTCCCAGCACATGTACAATCCAGGCTCGAGTCCAGGGCCAGGTCCTGGCATGTCCCAAGGACACAACGGGCCCCCGATGCACCCCGGTTCTCCTGGGCACCATCCCTGCGGAGGCCCCCAAGGGCCGGGAATGCCTCAGAGCCCCCCCATGCAGGGCGTTCCTCCAGGGTACATGGGCCCGCAGAACCAGACTGGAATGCCcatgcaggggcagcagggtgggcCACCCCTCACCCCTCCGGGGATGGGAGGATCCTACAATTCCCCTGGAGTGCAGGGACACATGGTGAACATGCCaagggacaatcactgccccCCGGGGCCACAGTACCAGCAGATGCCTGGCGAGTACGAGCCCATGCAGAACCCGGCTGACTTCTACGACAACTATTATTCCCACCAAGCTGTACACAACTTCCAGCCAGCCAATAATTCTGGAGGTAAGGACATCTGCTGGATGAATTTTGGATAGAAACTTCCTGGAATCTCTTCAGTGTTCTGGCTTTCTCAGCTGGTGCTGTTCAGTTGTGTTGTTAAGTCATGTTATACTTTAGGGTgaaatgggatattgggaagaaatccttccctgtgagggtggggaggccctggcagagttttcccagagaagctgtggctgccccatccctggaagtgctccaggcCGCGTTGGATGTggcttggaacagcctgggataggggaaggtgtccctgccacggcaTGGAACTGGATGTCCTTTAAGCTCCTTTCCAACCCAGTTCATTCCTTGATTCCATGTTTTAGCTAGCTATCAACATTTCTCTAGGATAACTGCTAACTGGAGTTTTGTCCTGCAGATGGAGCATGGCACGGAGAATTTACGGATCACCAGGCTCACCTCATGGCTCCAGAGTCCCATCCAGGCGGGAGCGAGTCAGACTGCATGGGTGGCCACATGGGCCACAACCAGGGCATCAACGTGCCCGATTTCCTGCCGGCCATGCAGAAGGCCCTGTATGTGAGGCTCAGCCAGAAGCACCAGCGGGATGGAgactctgccagcagccagggccagaGGGCCATGAGCAAAGATGAAGGTGAGCAGGGTTTGGTTGGAATTCTCATCATACTTAATGGCTGTGGTCAATAAATCGGTTGACGTTGACTCACGTCATGTCACTCTTCACAGTTAGTGGGAATAGTTattggaagcagcagcagctcagtattttcagctcttcttcCCAGCTTGATCTTAGTGTAGGTTCAGTCCATCCTAACTCCGATGAATAGTCTTTGGATCTAATTGCACTTTTAAAAGGTCCTTTGGTTGATAATTACTTTGAAAATCCCTTGTTGGACCAGAGGGGTTGTTTCTCACTGCCAGGACTGGAAGTGCATCCTCTGTCCTCTTTCTTCATGTGCACCTCTTGATCTGTTTCCTCTAGAGCAGCATTTTTGCTTCTCTGATAACgctctgaaataaaatactgtaatttcttcccttcctgaaTCTCAACCTCTCCTACAAACTTTGGGATTTGGATTAAGTAAGGCAGCAAATTTGTAATTTACTTGGATTAAAGACCATTACAAGGGGccattttacttttccttctcctgtcaAGACTCAGAttttagaaactttttttttactagtaCCGATAGGGATTGTTTGAAAGCAGGTTACTTTCCCAGATTAATATTGATGGGTATGGAGATGCTCCCAGGCTGTGTTGCATTCTATCTTCACTACCTCCAGGTTTTTATGTTATGGCATTTCTTTAATTACATGGATTTTGGTCATttgaggttttggtttttatgacAGTGGGAATGATTTAATATcacattttttcagtttgacTTTACTCCCATTAGGGAGTGTTGGATTCTCCAAGAATTATTTGCCGGAATAATCTAAATTTTGTGgcatttctttgatttttagaTGACAATGTCAACTGGTATTCCAGtagtgaggaggaagaggggagcAGTGTTAAATCAATCCTCAAAACCTTAAAGAAACAAAGCGAAAACTTTAGGAATCGGCAACAACATTCCACGGAGCAGCACATGCTTGGGATGCCAACGGATCCCAGGCTGGCAAAAGACAAAGGTGTGGGGCCTCAGGCTGCTGACCCGAGACTCCGGGCCTCTCCAAGGCCCAATCCCAGGAAGCCTTCGGAGTCGGCATCCCTGGATCCCCGGCTGGCCCGTGATCCGCGGATGCACAAGGTCAGCGAGGGCGGCCATCCCGGCCCCTCCCTGGCTGGGGCCAAGCTGGATTTGCACCACGCCCACGCCGGAGTGAAGGTCAAGCAGAAAGGGCTGGATGATGACGAGGAGGACTCggagagggagctgagggaacGAGCTTTCCTCATTCCCTTGGAACCTCTGCCGGGCGTCACGTTACGGGATCCCCGCTCCCAGCTGCGGCAGTTCAGCCACATTAAGATGGATGTGACCCTGATGAAACCCAACTTTGCCAAGCACATTGTGTGGGCCCCCGAGGACTTGCTCCCAATCCCTCTGCCTAAACCCGACCCCGTCTCTTCCATCAATTTACCTCTCCCTCCACTCATTGCTGACCAGAGACTGAATAAA is from Serinus canaria isolate serCan28SL12 chromosome 3, serCan2020, whole genome shotgun sequence and encodes:
- the ZC3H6 gene encoding zinc finger CCCH domain-containing protein 6 isoform X3; translation: MAFESLFSKPPNPVLDPNMPDSDRQHAGDEREDGELEDGEIDDAAYEDVKEHGSKGEDKQKNEKGHRKSRKKRKKEKEKKKSKRRRRDKHKHNSPSSDDSSDYSHDSDMERTERPHKKSSSSSYRDYDSSFSQHGHVSGNYMSSQKMQHKKNVKSKEYDNYSHYSDENFGNYNEEEKDEDFADQLKQYRQAKETSSGDLGPPFPKEPVKKQGMKGIQKGYSCFPGISQRGNNYNVGRGRGMQKKLKRKDRGRGRGGNKGSDGFHEDGKPVKKWVNMSQEFINQHTVEHKGKQICKYFLEGRCIKGEQCKFDHDAEIEKKKEICKFYIQGYCTKGENCIYLHNEFPCKFYHTGAKCYQGDKCKFSHAPLTAETKELLDKVLNNEEEPQNEDEKEQYPFSESDMENYQDPSGDYKKIPSLFEIVVKPTVDLAHKIGKKPPTFYNSASPPRPPFQGNDPHSQHMYNPGSSPGPGPGMSQGHNGPPMHPGSPGHHPCGGPQGPGMPQSPPMQGVPPGYMGPQNQTGMPMQGQQGGPPLTPPGMGGSYNSPGVQGHMVNMPRDNHCPPGPQYQQMPGEYEPMQNPADFYDNYYSHQAVHNFQPANNSGDGAWHGEFTDHQAHLMAPESHPGGSESDCMGGHMGHNQGINVPDFLPAMQKALYVRLSQKHQRDGDSASSQGQRAMSKDEDDNVNWYSSSEEEEGSSVKSILKTLKKQSENFRNRQQHSTEQHMLGMPTDPRLAKDKGVGPQAADPRLRASPRPNPRKPSESASLDPRLARDPRMHKVSEGGHPGPSLAGAKLDLHHAHAGVKVKQKGLDDDEEDSERELRERAFLIPLEPLPGVTLRDPRSQLRQFSHIKMDVTLMKPNFAKHIVWAPEDLLPIPLPKPDPVSSINLPLPPLIADQRLNKLRNLKNDPHPNAMPADPRLAAKAKNSLVGRGGYLDPPTDSHASSSSKLGDPRLQKNVDPRLHRLSSADTHHGVGKDSHPPKFDPRLARAAASSSQPSEATTPKSDPDALPPYAPKLSSSGVRLGSPGSILSGISLYDPRDHSSSSDTAPASLGENGENQKKSILKNSSKNEPSLAEDASQQKAASNTEKPTEGSAEAASDKANSTSKSQAKHSSAAPAVHNLPIQALSGLIRPQYSDPRQVRQPGQVTQAPESDPNGESDDKSLKDVFKTFDPTASPFC
- the ZC3H6 gene encoding zinc finger CCCH domain-containing protein 6 isoform X2, whose protein sequence is MAFESLFSKPPNPVLDPNMPDSDRQHAGDEREDGELEDGEIDDAAYEDVKEHGSKGEDKQKNEKGHRKSRKKRKKEKEKKKSKRRRRDKHKHNSPSSDDSSDYSHDSDMERTERPHKKSSSSSYRDYDSSFSQHGHVSGNYMSSQKMQHKKNVKSKEYDNYSHYSDENFGNYNEEEKDEDFADQLKQYRQAKETSSGDLGPPFPKEPVKKQGMKGIQKGISQRGNNYNVGRGRGMQKKLKRKDRGRGRGGNKGSDGFHEDGKPVKKWVNMSQEFINQHTVEHKGKQICKYFLEGRCIKGEQCKFDHDAEIEKKKEICKFYIQGYCTKGENCIYLHNEFPCKFYHTGAKCYQGDKCKFSHAPLTAETKELLDKVLNNEEEPQNEDEKELEELRKRGIVPLPKPPPGVGLLPTPPEQYPFSESDMENYQDPSGDYKKIPSLFEIVVKPTVDLAHKIGKKPPTFYNSASPPRPPFQGNDPHSQHMYNPGSSPGPGPGMSQGHNGPPMHPGSPGHHPCGGPQGPGMPQSPPMQGVPPGYMGPQNQTGMPMQGQQGGPPLTPPGMGGSYNSPGVQGHMVNMPRDNHCPPGPQYQQMPGEYEPMQNPADFYDNYYSHQAVHNFQPANNSGDGAWHGEFTDHQAHLMAPESHPGGSESDCMGGHMGHNQGINVPDFLPAMQKALYVRLSQKHQRDGDSASSQGQRAMSKDEDDNVNWYSSSEEEEGSSVKSILKTLKKQSENFRNRQQHSTEQHMLGMPTDPRLAKDKGVGPQAADPRLRASPRPNPRKPSESASLDPRLARDPRMHKVSEGGHPGPSLAGAKLDLHHAHAGVKVKQKGLDDDEEDSERELRERAFLIPLEPLPGVTLRDPRSQLRQFSHIKMDVTLMKPNFAKHIVWAPEDLLPIPLPKPDPVSSINLPLPPLIADQRLNKLRNLKNDPHPNAMPADPRLAAKAKNSLVGRGGYLDPPTDSHASSSSKLGDPRLQKNVDPRLHRLSSADTHHGVGKDSHPPKFDPRLARAAASSSQPSEATTPKSDPDALPPYAPKLSSSGVRLGSPGSILSGISLYDPRDHSSSSDTAPASLGENGENQKKSILKNSSKNEPSLAEDASQQKAASNTEKPTEGSAEAASDKANSTSKSQAKHSSAAPAVHNLPIQALSGLIRPQYSDPRQVRQPGQVTQAPESDPNGESDDKSLKDVFKTFDPTASPFC
- the ZC3H6 gene encoding zinc finger CCCH domain-containing protein 6 isoform X1, with the protein product MAFESLFSKPPNPVLDPNMPDSDRQHAGDEREDGELEDGEIDDAAYEDVKEHGSKGEDKQKNEKGHRKSRKKRKKEKEKKKSKRRRRDKHKHNSPSSDDSSDYSHDSDMERTERPHKKSSSSSYRDYDSSFSQHGHVSGNYMSSQKMQHKKNVKSKEYDNYSHYSDENFGNYNEEEKDEDFADQLKQYRQAKETSSGDLGPPFPKEPVKKQGMKGIQKGYSCFPGISQRGNNYNVGRGRGMQKKLKRKDRGRGRGGNKGSDGFHEDGKPVKKWVNMSQEFINQHTVEHKGKQICKYFLEGRCIKGEQCKFDHDAEIEKKKEICKFYIQGYCTKGENCIYLHNEFPCKFYHTGAKCYQGDKCKFSHAPLTAETKELLDKVLNNEEEPQNEDEKELEELRKRGIVPLPKPPPGVGLLPTPPEQYPFSESDMENYQDPSGDYKKIPSLFEIVVKPTVDLAHKIGKKPPTFYNSASPPRPPFQGNDPHSQHMYNPGSSPGPGPGMSQGHNGPPMHPGSPGHHPCGGPQGPGMPQSPPMQGVPPGYMGPQNQTGMPMQGQQGGPPLTPPGMGGSYNSPGVQGHMVNMPRDNHCPPGPQYQQMPGEYEPMQNPADFYDNYYSHQAVHNFQPANNSGDGAWHGEFTDHQAHLMAPESHPGGSESDCMGGHMGHNQGINVPDFLPAMQKALYVRLSQKHQRDGDSASSQGQRAMSKDEDDNVNWYSSSEEEEGSSVKSILKTLKKQSENFRNRQQHSTEQHMLGMPTDPRLAKDKGVGPQAADPRLRASPRPNPRKPSESASLDPRLARDPRMHKVSEGGHPGPSLAGAKLDLHHAHAGVKVKQKGLDDDEEDSERELRERAFLIPLEPLPGVTLRDPRSQLRQFSHIKMDVTLMKPNFAKHIVWAPEDLLPIPLPKPDPVSSINLPLPPLIADQRLNKLRNLKNDPHPNAMPADPRLAAKAKNSLVGRGGYLDPPTDSHASSSSKLGDPRLQKNVDPRLHRLSSADTHHGVGKDSHPPKFDPRLARAAASSSQPSEATTPKSDPDALPPYAPKLSSSGVRLGSPGSILSGISLYDPRDHSSSSDTAPASLGENGENQKKSILKNSSKNEPSLAEDASQQKAASNTEKPTEGSAEAASDKANSTSKSQAKHSSAAPAVHNLPIQALSGLIRPQYSDPRQVRQPGQVTQAPESDPNGESDDKSLKDVFKTFDPTASPFC
- the ZC3H6 gene encoding zinc finger CCCH domain-containing protein 6 isoform X4, with the translated sequence MERTERPHKKSSSSSYRDYDSSFSQHGHVSGNYMSSQKMQHKKNVKSKEYDNYSHYSDENFGNYNEEEKDEDFADQLKQYRQAKETSSGDLGPPFPKEPVKKQGMKGIQKGYSCFPGISQRGNNYNVGRGRGMQKKLKRKDRGRGRGGNKGSDGFHEDGKPVKKWVNMSQEFINQHTVEHKGKQICKYFLEGRCIKGEQCKFDHDAEIEKKKEICKFYIQGYCTKGENCIYLHNEFPCKFYHTGAKCYQGDKCKFSHAPLTAETKELLDKVLNNEEEPQNEDEKELEELRKRGIVPLPKPPPGVGLLPTPPEQYPFSESDMENYQDPSGDYKKIPSLFEIVVKPTVDLAHKIGKKPPTFYNSASPPRPPFQGNDPHSQHMYNPGSSPGPGPGMSQGHNGPPMHPGSPGHHPCGGPQGPGMPQSPPMQGVPPGYMGPQNQTGMPMQGQQGGPPLTPPGMGGSYNSPGVQGHMVNMPRDNHCPPGPQYQQMPGEYEPMQNPADFYDNYYSHQAVHNFQPANNSGDGAWHGEFTDHQAHLMAPESHPGGSESDCMGGHMGHNQGINVPDFLPAMQKALYVRLSQKHQRDGDSASSQGQRAMSKDEDDNVNWYSSSEEEEGSSVKSILKTLKKQSENFRNRQQHSTEQHMLGMPTDPRLAKDKGVGPQAADPRLRASPRPNPRKPSESASLDPRLARDPRMHKVSEGGHPGPSLAGAKLDLHHAHAGVKVKQKGLDDDEEDSERELRERAFLIPLEPLPGVTLRDPRSQLRQFSHIKMDVTLMKPNFAKHIVWAPEDLLPIPLPKPDPVSSINLPLPPLIADQRLNKLRNLKNDPHPNAMPADPRLAAKAKNSLVGRGGYLDPPTDSHASSSSKLGDPRLQKNVDPRLHRLSSADTHHGVGKDSHPPKFDPRLARAAASSSQPSEATTPKSDPDALPPYAPKLSSSGVRLGSPGSILSGISLYDPRDHSSSSDTAPASLGENGENQKKSILKNSSKNEPSLAEDASQQKAASNTEKPTEGSAEAASDKANSTSKSQAKHSSAAPAVHNLPIQALSGLIRPQYSDPRQVRQPGQVTQAPESDPNGESDDKSLKDVFKTFDPTASPFC